The Chthonomonas sp. genome includes a window with the following:
- a CDS encoding universal stress protein, translating into MIVESYDDLIVLSGALRSNFWHTVHTAISLALRRSPEGVVIDCSGITECNAAGADTFRDIQGFIERQNARVIVAAVPENVMLVLRQVEEVRSQLPIASSVEEARTSLYRLSDADEHDGKAKKKRPTKAISTRYLVCLLQSSSDGYALKLACEHAEMNHAALTLLAPVLVPRDLPLQSPLPDEEQAAVSSLEKAETVCEERDIVSEKVMERGRDIATMILDAVTETGVSQVFLPLPGSTDGFDVDSKLVKSVLGKVSLPLHFVRDQV; encoded by the coding sequence ATGATCGTCGAGTCGTACGATGACCTGATCGTCCTTTCGGGGGCGCTGCGCTCGAACTTTTGGCACACGGTGCACACGGCGATCTCGCTGGCCCTGCGTCGCTCTCCAGAAGGGGTTGTCATCGATTGCAGCGGCATCACCGAGTGCAACGCCGCCGGGGCGGATACGTTCAGGGACATTCAGGGATTCATCGAGCGGCAAAATGCGCGGGTCATCGTGGCTGCGGTGCCCGAAAACGTCATGCTCGTACTTCGACAGGTGGAGGAGGTTCGCTCCCAGCTTCCGATTGCGTCCTCGGTGGAAGAGGCGCGCACCTCGCTGTACCGCTTGAGCGATGCCGATGAGCACGATGGCAAGGCGAAAAAGAAGCGACCCACCAAGGCGATCTCTACACGGTATTTGGTGTGTCTGCTGCAGAGTTCGAGCGACGGTTATGCACTGAAGCTGGCGTGCGAGCACGCAGAGATGAACCATGCCGCGCTGACCCTCTTGGCACCGGTGCTTGTGCCGCGCGACTTGCCCCTTCAGTCCCCGCTCCCGGACGAGGAGCAGGCCGCGGTGAGCAGTCTGGAGAAGGCAGAAACCGTCTGTGAGGAACGCGACATCGTGAGCGAGAAGGTCATGGAGCGAGGGCGCGACATCGCGACGATGATCTTGGACGCGGTCACGGAGACCGGGGTGAGCCAAGTGTTCTTGCCCTTGCCGGGCTCGACCGATGGATTCGATGTGGACTCAAAGCTTGTGAAGTCCGTACTTGGGAAAGTGTCTTTGCCGCTGCATTTTGTGCGCGATCAGGTTTAA
- a CDS encoding APC family permease produces the protein MSVFTQFKRSVFGKPIATKHAHHERLPKRIALPVFASDALSSVAYASEEIMHIFRDHKALHLLSFTLNISVLISVLILLVSVSYVQTIYAYPGGGGSYTVARSNLGVRAGMVAGASLLIDYVLTVAVSISAGVAAIVSMAPQTQPYVVHMCVAAILVVTIANLRGAKESGAVFAVPTYAFIVLMLGLIFVGMTRPIAPIPQVILDSRAAAHPDLAGFAYIFLLGRAFAAGCTALTGIEAVSNGTSAFKEPVSRNASITLAVMSLTLGTLFIGVSYLAERFHVLPMEFSQDGFMTVIAQIAAHIYGQNHWYFYAVQVATAGILLLAANTAYADFPRIASILARDGFLPRQLNAQGDRLVFQNGIVTLAFLAIVLVIGFGGNVSRLVPLYAVGVFLCFTLSQFGMVVYERKHKRPLWSQAMSAIGGTITGVVTIVIFTTKFKEGAWIVLIAATAIILVLAAVRRHYTYLANELNIAPGDVLPEVKTTVLLLVPRVHRGVLHAIAYAKAMSQDVRAVHVTLDQKSAERIKGDWNTFGADIPLVILESPYRSLIEPVTDYIDETLNEDPTCMVTVIVPQAVPKRWYHSLLHNNAAVALKYALGARKNVVITNVRYFLQ, from the coding sequence ATGTCCGTATTTACTCAGTTTAAGCGCAGCGTCTTCGGGAAGCCGATCGCCACGAAGCACGCGCACCACGAGCGTTTGCCGAAAAGGATCGCGCTCCCAGTTTTTGCATCCGATGCCCTTTCGAGCGTCGCGTATGCCTCGGAAGAAATCATGCACATCTTTCGAGACCACAAGGCGCTGCACCTTCTGAGCTTCACGCTGAACATCTCGGTGCTGATTTCGGTCCTGATCCTCCTCGTGAGCGTCAGCTACGTTCAGACGATCTACGCCTATCCGGGCGGAGGTGGATCGTACACTGTTGCGCGATCAAACCTGGGTGTCCGTGCGGGGATGGTCGCAGGCGCATCGCTCCTGATCGACTATGTTCTTACGGTTGCGGTGTCGATCTCGGCAGGCGTGGCCGCAATTGTCTCGATGGCTCCTCAGACCCAGCCGTACGTGGTGCACATGTGTGTGGCCGCGATCCTAGTCGTGACGATCGCAAACTTGCGCGGTGCGAAGGAGAGCGGGGCTGTCTTCGCGGTGCCGACTTACGCTTTCATTGTCTTGATGCTCGGGTTGATTTTCGTGGGTATGACCCGTCCCATCGCGCCGATTCCCCAGGTCATTCTGGACTCGAGAGCTGCCGCGCATCCCGATCTCGCCGGGTTTGCATACATCTTTCTGCTCGGTCGAGCCTTCGCTGCTGGGTGTACTGCTCTAACGGGTATCGAGGCGGTCTCGAACGGAACCAGTGCGTTTAAGGAGCCGGTATCGCGCAATGCGTCGATCACCTTGGCGGTTATGTCCCTCACGTTGGGCACACTCTTTATCGGCGTTTCGTACCTAGCCGAGCGGTTCCACGTCTTGCCGATGGAGTTCTCGCAGGACGGGTTTATGACGGTGATCGCCCAAATTGCGGCGCACATCTACGGTCAGAACCACTGGTATTTTTACGCGGTTCAGGTTGCGACGGCGGGGATCCTGCTGCTTGCCGCGAATACGGCCTATGCCGACTTTCCCCGTATTGCCAGCATCCTGGCGCGCGACGGATTCTTGCCTCGGCAGCTCAATGCGCAGGGCGACCGACTGGTCTTCCAGAACGGCATCGTCACGTTGGCGTTTTTGGCGATTGTTCTCGTGATTGGGTTCGGCGGCAACGTGAGTCGGTTGGTACCGCTGTATGCGGTGGGTGTCTTCCTGTGCTTCACCTTGAGCCAGTTCGGCATGGTGGTGTATGAGCGAAAGCACAAACGACCGCTCTGGTCGCAAGCGATGAGCGCGATCGGTGGCACCATCACCGGCGTCGTCACGATTGTTATTTTCACGACAAAGTTTAAAGAGGGGGCCTGGATTGTTCTGATTGCGGCCACCGCGATCATCCTCGTGCTAGCGGCGGTTCGAAGGCACTACACTTACCTGGCAAACGAACTGAACATCGCCCCTGGCGACGTGCTCCCGGAAGTGAAGACGACGGTGCTGCTGCTCGTGCCGCGTGTGCACCGCGGCGTGCTGCATGCGATCGCGTATGCCAAGGCGATGTCGCAAGACGTGCGCGCCGTGCACGTGACCCTCGACCAAAAGAGCGCGGAGCGAATCAAGGGCGATTGGAACACCTTCGGTGCGGACATTCCGCTGGTGATCCTTGAGTCGCCGTACCGGTCACTCATTGAACCCGTGACGGACTACATCGATGAAACGCTCAATGAGGATCCCACGTGTATGGTCACGGTGATTGTCCCGCAAGCCGTACCGAAGCGCTGGTACCACAGCCTCCTCCACAACAACGCCGCCGTCGCCCTGAAGTACGCGCTGGGTGCGCGAAAGAACGTCGTGATTACCAACGTGAGGTACTTCCTTCAATGA
- a CDS encoding amidohydrolase family protein, giving the protein MSESAYLIGPNGYGAYRYEMRGGTVHVGEPVEAADAILAPGFVDIHIHGAFGTDFMSATRAEMDDLGSALGDIGYETYLPTTVTASPEAVLDALSNLPVSLMVGGFHLEGPFISPDFPGAQPPSAILDPPAVGSAWDPVLEDPRLRVITVAPERPNALPLIQRLSARGVIVSMGHTNCTFAEGQRAVEAGARHTTHTYNAMRPLHHREAGMVGFALSSASVTAELIYDRVHVCPEAAGLLIQCKGADGVIAVSDSTLASGLPPGQTIDMWGLVCVTSRGQIRLKSNGALAGSAITLLDAFRNLAADFGPEFAMRATSLNPRRALRIATPPAVWSVFDLDLNLVKVHHLAC; this is encoded by the coding sequence GTGAGCGAATCGGCTTATCTCATTGGACCGAACGGGTACGGCGCATATCGATACGAAATGCGCGGCGGAACTGTCCACGTGGGCGAGCCGGTGGAGGCCGCGGATGCGATCCTCGCGCCTGGATTCGTTGACATTCACATCCACGGCGCGTTTGGAACCGATTTCATGAGCGCGACCCGCGCCGAGATGGACGATCTGGGTTCTGCGCTGGGCGACATCGGCTACGAGACTTACTTGCCGACTACGGTGACCGCGTCGCCCGAAGCCGTGTTGGATGCGCTGTCGAACCTGCCCGTCTCGCTCATGGTCGGCGGCTTCCACCTGGAAGGGCCGTTCATCAGCCCCGATTTTCCCGGCGCGCAGCCCCCTAGCGCGATCCTCGATCCGCCGGCGGTCGGCAGCGCATGGGACCCTGTCCTCGAAGACCCTAGGCTACGAGTCATTACCGTGGCCCCCGAGCGGCCAAACGCCTTACCGCTCATCCAGCGGCTGTCCGCGCGCGGAGTGATCGTGAGCATGGGGCACACCAATTGCACGTTCGCGGAGGGTCAGAGGGCGGTCGAGGCCGGAGCGCGCCACACCACCCACACTTACAATGCGATGCGTCCTCTTCACCACCGAGAGGCCGGGATGGTCGGGTTCGCGTTGAGTTCGGCTTCGGTCACTGCAGAACTCATCTACGACCGGGTCCACGTCTGTCCCGAGGCGGCGGGGTTGCTGATCCAGTGCAAGGGTGCCGACGGCGTGATCGCGGTCAGCGACAGTACGTTGGCAAGCGGGTTACCTCCAGGGCAGACGATTGACATGTGGGGTCTGGTGTGCGTGACCTCGCGCGGACAGATCCGGTTGAAATCCAACGGAGCTCTCGCGGGGAGCGCGATCACGCTGCTGGATGCCTTTCGGAACCTGGCCGCCGACTTCGGCCCGGAGTTTGCGATGCGGGCCACGAGCCTGAACCCTCGGAGGGCCTTGCGCATTGCCACCCCTCCAGCGGTGTGGAGCGTGTTTGACCTAGACTTGAACCTCGTCAAGGTTCACCACTTAGCATGCTGA
- a CDS encoding DNA-protecting protein DprA, with product MQPAFWQYLAAAELPATKAQALLAELGLSSLPPIGFMLAWKSLSDRERGLMKNCDMAAFESALARGVEVWENPEYREVDPTRFSPVLFRWGQAAAFDAPIVAIVGTRRSTTYGTAAAAKFAGALAGAGITVASGGALGIDYAAHRGAVDAGGRSLAVLPCGVDRAYPERHRDLYTEIRQRGCLVSQYACGFRTNSDYSFLQRNATLAALADLVLVIEAPERSGAISTASAAIDQNKPVLVVPGNITMPSFEGSHQLIRDGATLVTHPAHVLEALSWSGALPESTRSEPTNDLQVKILDVLGAESLSAEKISELTGIESAEVLAELTDLELDGIVLRDGIGYALNP from the coding sequence ATGCAGCCAGCGTTTTGGCAGTATCTGGCCGCAGCTGAATTGCCAGCGACAAAGGCCCAAGCTCTGCTCGCAGAGCTTGGGCTTTCCTCTTTGCCACCCATCGGCTTCATGCTCGCGTGGAAGTCGCTGTCCGATCGGGAGCGCGGGTTGATGAAGAACTGCGACATGGCGGCATTCGAGAGCGCGCTGGCACGCGGGGTCGAAGTCTGGGAGAATCCCGAGTATCGGGAGGTGGATCCTACGCGATTCTCGCCGGTACTGTTCCGATGGGGGCAGGCAGCGGCCTTCGATGCGCCGATCGTCGCCATTGTGGGGACACGTCGGTCCACGACGTACGGGACGGCGGCCGCGGCTAAATTCGCAGGCGCACTTGCGGGTGCGGGCATCACGGTCGCTAGCGGCGGGGCGCTGGGCATTGACTATGCCGCCCACCGAGGCGCAGTCGATGCTGGGGGTCGGAGCCTGGCCGTACTTCCATGCGGGGTGGATCGCGCCTATCCCGAGCGACATCGCGACTTGTACACCGAGATCCGTCAGCGGGGGTGCCTCGTGAGTCAATACGCCTGCGGCTTCCGAACGAACTCCGATTACAGTTTTCTGCAGCGGAACGCGACGTTGGCTGCGCTTGCCGACCTAGTGTTGGTGATCGAGGCTCCCGAACGCTCGGGAGCGATCTCGACCGCCTCGGCGGCGATTGACCAAAACAAGCCAGTGTTGGTCGTTCCGGGCAACATCACGATGCCTTCGTTTGAAGGCTCACACCAACTCATCCGCGATGGGGCGACCCTGGTGACGCACCCAGCCCACGTGCTGGAGGCCTTGAGCTGGAGCGGCGCGCTACCGGAGTCCACCCGCTCCGAGCCCACGAACGATCTGCAGGTCAAGATCTTGGATGTCCTCGGCGCAGAGTCGCTCTCGGCGGAGAAGATTAGCGAGCTCACGGGAATTGAGAGTGCGGAGGTCCTCGCCGAACTGACTGACCTAGAACTCGACGGTATCGTCCTGCGCGACGGGATCGGATATGCTCTGAATCCGTGA
- a CDS encoding PQQ-like beta-propeller repeat protein, with protein MSIRSKSSLIAVCAALVSGACAQFSGPAPLAWRWAQPTSVAPGGAMATDGTTLFAAVGNRIYAIDRITGNQRWRFPTAEPLDSNFRTGTVLGDGIVVAAADNRTLYGIDATTGASKWTYNTTATVVGAPIMVGKYVVFAMSDNTLMAIYANDGTAAWIAPQRVFDGIQGFISSYLDNIIFVTQRQELVSVNVGSQNKNWGQKFAVLNGDVKPTIFGDQVYLSSSTFLVTVSAIDGRKRWQVDAQMPLLRNPSVNSTGVAVSTRDGRLMVFDLSGRRVLKQPFNVGSIAAVDPLIVGDFAAIGSQNGELSMINVKTGELVWNYLVPPLVKTTPAAAEGSAAAKPEFVQAAIAPLLISDSIYVVGRDGSILSFDRKNGVDLTPPEIKMLYPNPGEAVKGKPPFDVFFQIDDIASGLNTRTLKIEVDGTVCESTKTREGYTLVRFSLDGKNKPLQNGRRMFKVTASDWLGNTAVKEFALIIDASIPDSKPATNNPRTGPGPGRGGPSDGSRG; from the coding sequence ATGAGTATTCGTTCAAAGTCGAGCTTGATTGCGGTGTGCGCCGCGTTGGTAAGCGGTGCGTGCGCGCAGTTTAGCGGACCTGCTCCGTTGGCATGGCGGTGGGCACAGCCCACTTCGGTCGCTCCAGGCGGCGCGATGGCCACCGACGGCACTACCCTCTTCGCTGCGGTAGGCAATCGTATCTACGCGATCGACCGGATCACCGGGAATCAGCGATGGCGCTTTCCAACCGCCGAACCGCTCGACTCGAACTTTCGAACGGGCACGGTTCTAGGTGACGGGATTGTTGTCGCTGCGGCGGACAATCGCACGCTTTACGGCATCGATGCGACCACCGGTGCCTCCAAGTGGACGTACAACACGACCGCTACGGTGGTGGGCGCCCCGATCATGGTCGGGAAGTACGTGGTGTTCGCGATGTCGGACAACACGTTGATGGCGATCTACGCCAACGACGGGACCGCAGCATGGATCGCCCCGCAGCGCGTGTTTGACGGGATTCAAGGATTCATCTCCAGCTACCTGGATAACATCATCTTCGTCACGCAGCGCCAGGAGCTTGTGAGCGTGAACGTGGGGTCGCAGAACAAGAACTGGGGCCAAAAGTTTGCCGTGCTGAATGGCGACGTGAAGCCGACCATATTCGGCGACCAGGTGTATCTGAGTTCGAGCACGTTCCTCGTCACGGTCAGTGCGATCGACGGTAGGAAGCGATGGCAAGTCGATGCCCAGATGCCGTTGCTGCGAAATCCTTCAGTGAACTCGACTGGAGTTGCCGTGAGCACTCGCGACGGGCGCTTGATGGTTTTTGATCTCAGTGGACGCCGCGTGCTCAAGCAGCCGTTCAATGTAGGCTCGATTGCGGCCGTGGATCCGCTGATCGTGGGAGACTTTGCCGCGATCGGATCGCAGAATGGCGAACTTTCGATGATCAACGTTAAGACGGGCGAGTTAGTCTGGAACTATCTTGTGCCACCGCTCGTGAAGACCACACCAGCTGCGGCCGAGGGAAGCGCAGCGGCGAAGCCAGAGTTTGTTCAGGCAGCGATTGCACCCTTGCTGATCTCGGATTCGATCTACGTGGTGGGTCGTGACGGAAGCATCCTGAGCTTTGACCGAAAGAATGGTGTGGACCTGACGCCCCCTGAGATCAAGATGCTCTATCCGAACCCGGGCGAAGCGGTCAAGGGCAAGCCGCCGTTCGATGTGTTCTTCCAAATCGACGACATTGCTTCGGGGTTGAATACGCGCACGCTGAAAATTGAGGTTGACGGCACCGTATGCGAGTCAACCAAGACCCGCGAGGGCTACACCCTTGTACGATTCTCACTCGACGGCAAGAATAAACCCCTGCAGAATGGTCGGCGCATGTTCAAGGTCACCGCTTCGGACTGGCTGGGTAACACGGCCGTCAAGGAGTTCGCGTTGATCATCGACGCAAGCATCCCCGATTCGAAGCCGGCTACTAACAATCCGCGCACAGGGCCCGGCCCGGGTCGCGGCGGCCCTAGCGACGGCTCGCGAGGCTAA
- a CDS encoding redoxin family protein encodes MWPKSALRSVGIACVLASSVLAIAAAPSIGSPAPALKVSSWAKGTPVTTFKKGSVYVVEFWATWCGPCKQSIPHLTELAKEFKGKVTFIGVSVWERGNDIPGVVKKFVDEMGDKMAYNVALDDGTTMAETWMKAYSQRGIPAAFIVNGEGKIAWIGHPMDDLGETLTAVLAGKHNIAEQKARFEEERAREAKEAAIDAELKQARDFYAAGSTDKAIEIWNRTMKDSPARTADVVSERLVAVHDKDRALVPAEIAGFAGSDDVRVAEGLAMYSLMVTMKSKTPVAEDQPLITAAADAADKVNKDRDPYVLYYLAQLSYLRKDFEQAQRKLDKAIEVTPGSRFKDDPGFLDFLQKAKLRFAK; translated from the coding sequence ATGTGGCCCAAATCAGCTCTTCGCTCAGTTGGCATCGCGTGCGTGCTGGCGTCCTCGGTGCTCGCAATCGCCGCCGCTCCCTCCATCGGCTCACCTGCACCGGCCCTTAAGGTCTCGTCGTGGGCCAAGGGGACTCCCGTCACCACATTCAAAAAGGGCAGCGTTTACGTCGTCGAGTTCTGGGCGACGTGGTGTGGCCCCTGCAAGCAGAGCATTCCTCACCTGACTGAACTTGCCAAGGAGTTCAAGGGAAAGGTCACGTTCATCGGAGTGAGCGTCTGGGAACGCGGAAATGACATTCCTGGTGTGGTCAAGAAGTTTGTCGACGAGATGGGCGACAAGATGGCCTACAACGTAGCGCTTGACGACGGCACGACGATGGCGGAGACTTGGATGAAGGCATACAGCCAGCGTGGCATTCCCGCCGCGTTCATCGTCAACGGCGAAGGGAAGATCGCGTGGATCGGTCATCCCATGGACGACCTTGGCGAAACGTTGACCGCAGTTCTTGCAGGTAAGCACAACATCGCCGAGCAGAAGGCTCGATTTGAGGAAGAGCGCGCGCGAGAGGCTAAGGAGGCCGCGATCGATGCCGAACTGAAGCAGGCTCGTGACTTCTACGCTGCTGGCAGCACCGACAAGGCGATCGAGATTTGGAATCGTACGATGAAGGACTCACCCGCGCGGACCGCAGACGTGGTCTCCGAGCGACTGGTCGCGGTTCACGATAAGGATCGCGCGTTGGTGCCAGCTGAGATCGCTGGGTTTGCGGGCTCAGACGATGTACGCGTTGCCGAGGGCCTGGCGATGTACAGCTTGATGGTGACAATGAAATCGAAAACGCCAGTCGCAGAAGACCAGCCCCTGATCACCGCGGCTGCCGATGCGGCCGACAAGGTGAACAAGGACCGCGACCCCTACGTGCTGTACTATCTGGCGCAGCTCTCGTACCTGCGCAAAGATTTTGAACAGGCGCAGCGGAAATTGGACAAGGCGATCGAAGTGACGCCGGGCTCGCGGTTCAAGGACGATCCGGGCTTCTTGGACTTCCTGCAGAAAGCTAAGCTGCGCTTCGCGAAGTAA
- a CDS encoding TfoX/Sxy family protein produces the protein MQNARMAMTKEFRAYVEDRLAAVVEIRSRAMFGGLGVFHNDMIFAVADDGVVYLKVDDSNRADFEAVGKEAFVPFDGAKPMGYYEIPDGLLENPEELKVWVDKAIHVAETAALKKPKKR, from the coding sequence GTGCAAAATGCTCGCATGGCCATGACGAAGGAGTTTAGGGCTTACGTAGAGGATCGGCTAGCAGCGGTGGTGGAGATTCGGTCGCGTGCGATGTTTGGCGGGCTCGGGGTCTTCCACAACGACATGATCTTCGCGGTTGCCGATGATGGGGTGGTGTACTTAAAGGTGGATGATTCGAACCGAGCCGACTTTGAGGCGGTCGGCAAAGAAGCGTTCGTCCCGTTTGATGGCGCAAAGCCGATGGGCTACTACGAGATCCCTGATGGTCTTCTGGAAAACCCGGAAGAGCTCAAGGTCTGGGTGGACAAGGCGATCCACGTCGCCGAGACTGCCGCGCTCAAGAAGCCAAAGAAGCGTTAA
- a CDS encoding heavy metal-binding domain-containing protein, with protein sequence MSDMHAWVTTANSFDGYKVVRNFGVVRGITVRSRSVFGQIGAGFQTMFGGNITLYTELAEQARAEAYERMIAHAAAVGANALLAVRYDATEIAQGCTEVIAYGTAVTIAPA encoded by the coding sequence ATGAGTGATATGCATGCTTGGGTCACCACTGCAAACAGCTTCGACGGCTACAAAGTTGTGCGAAACTTCGGCGTCGTGCGCGGGATCACGGTTCGATCTCGATCCGTGTTTGGACAGATCGGCGCGGGCTTCCAAACCATGTTCGGTGGGAACATCACGCTTTACACCGAGCTCGCCGAACAAGCTCGTGCCGAGGCTTACGAGCGAATGATCGCCCACGCCGCTGCCGTGGGGGCCAATGCCCTGCTGGCTGTTCGCTATGACGCCACGGAGATCGCGCAAGGCTGTACCGAAGTCATTGCTTACGGGACTGCCGTGACCATCGCTCCAGCTTAG
- a CDS encoding Bax inhibitor-1/YccA family protein, whose translation MKSQSNPTMREDKFERPMYSPSDVTGYGTMTLKGTINKIGIMLAIVTAAAVVGWNIPNVFFLILAFVGGLGLAFWLYRQPEKSSVLAPFYAVISGLAVGTISVFSQEMLKDSAIGSMGVPIAILGTLVTLGVMLFLFAKRIIVVTDTMRSIIIGATAAVAITYVLAFCASFIFPSFVGGLAIFNGGPIGIAFSIFVIGLAAFNFLLDFDLIERGVKNQAPAYMEWYAAFGMTVTIVWLYLEILRLLRKIFGSR comes from the coding sequence ATGAAATCACAAAGCAATCCGACCATGCGCGAAGACAAATTCGAACGGCCGATGTACTCGCCGTCCGACGTGACTGGCTACGGCACGATGACTCTGAAGGGCACGATCAACAAGATTGGGATCATGCTAGCCATCGTCACCGCCGCGGCGGTCGTCGGATGGAACATCCCCAACGTGTTCTTTCTGATCCTCGCCTTCGTCGGTGGTTTAGGGCTCGCATTCTGGCTGTATCGACAACCGGAAAAGTCCTCGGTCCTCGCGCCGTTCTACGCCGTGATCTCCGGGCTTGCGGTCGGCACGATCTCGGTCTTCTCGCAAGAGATGCTGAAGGACAGCGCGATCGGTTCGATGGGTGTCCCCATCGCGATCCTGGGCACGCTCGTGACGCTCGGGGTCATGCTGTTCCTTTTTGCCAAGCGTATCATCGTCGTCACAGACACGATGCGTAGCATTATCATCGGCGCAACAGCGGCGGTCGCGATTACTTACGTGCTCGCATTCTGCGCCAGCTTCATCTTTCCGTCGTTTGTCGGCGGGTTGGCGATCTTCAACGGCGGGCCGATCGGTATCGCCTTCAGTATCTTCGTCATCGGCCTCGCTGCGTTCAACTTCTTGCTGGACTTTGACCTGATCGAACGCGGAGTGAAGAACCAGGCACCGGCATACATGGAGTGGTACGCGGCGTTCGGTATGACCGTGACCATCGTATGGCTCTACCTCGAAATCCTGCGACTTCTGCGCAAGATCTTCGGCTCGCGCTAA
- a CDS encoding GNAT family N-acetyltransferase — MLRWEVLESENWIQTIETEWQELFRTTASANPFQSPAWIQTWWEVYRGVRQPHIVTGRQGDELNVLFPMMRTAAPWRALRSMGTGHSDYLTPLATEPRGLELADHLCQSNVDLLDLHQVPEQNPLAIAMEDGAVQAACPVLTLPQTFEEYTKTLSKSLRYDVSKAMRSNPDIQVASTPEEAHEHLAIFFDLHGRRWRKRGMPGAFSLPRARKFHRRFVVRAVESGMLHLAVLRHEGRPVGTLYGLRAGRSMFFYQSGFDPEAKGLNPGTTLIAHTIRCAIDQGCTEFNFLRGDEPYKLRWKPQIVVPNVRILRRLNRVRGEMGRRMNSWEARVELSLRRRLEGKGLLR; from the coding sequence GTGCTGCGGTGGGAGGTGCTGGAATCCGAAAACTGGATTCAGACGATCGAGACGGAATGGCAAGAGCTCTTTCGGACGACGGCGTCTGCGAACCCCTTCCAGTCGCCAGCTTGGATTCAAACTTGGTGGGAAGTCTATCGTGGGGTGAGACAGCCGCACATCGTGACTGGCCGACAGGGTGACGAACTAAATGTACTGTTTCCCATGATGCGCACCGCCGCTCCTTGGCGCGCACTCCGAAGCATGGGCACAGGGCACTCGGACTATCTCACGCCTTTGGCGACCGAGCCCCGCGGTCTCGAGCTCGCCGACCATCTCTGCCAATCAAATGTCGATCTGCTTGATCTTCACCAGGTTCCCGAGCAGAACCCGCTCGCCATCGCCATGGAAGACGGCGCCGTCCAAGCCGCATGTCCCGTACTGACCCTGCCGCAGACATTCGAGGAGTACACCAAGACCCTCAGCAAGAGCCTACGGTACGACGTTAGCAAGGCCATGCGCTCGAACCCCGACATTCAAGTGGCCTCCACACCGGAAGAGGCGCACGAGCACCTCGCAATCTTCTTCGACTTGCACGGTCGTCGCTGGCGTAAACGCGGCATGCCTGGAGCCTTCAGCCTGCCCCGGGCGCGCAAATTCCACCGTCGCTTTGTCGTGCGCGCGGTCGAGTCGGGCATGCTTCACCTGGCCGTCTTGCGCCATGAAGGACGACCAGTTGGCACGCTCTATGGGCTGCGCGCTGGCCGGTCGATGTTCTTCTACCAGAGCGGATTTGACCCCGAGGCGAAGGGACTTAATCCCGGTACGACCCTCATCGCCCACACAATCCGATGCGCCATCGACCAGGGCTGTACCGAGTTCAATTTCTTGCGCGGGGACGAACCGTACAAACTCCGCTGGAAACCCCAAATCGTCGTGCCAAACGTCCGAATTCTCCGCCGATTAAACCGTGTGCGCGGCGAGATGGGCCGAAGAATGAACTCATGGGAGGCCCGCGTTGAGCTCTCTCTCCGACGGCGGCTTGAAGGCAAGGGCTTGCTTCGATGA
- a CDS encoding glycosyltransferase family 2 protein: MRSRPLNNRVAIIIPAYNEEPRISRVLDAATRCNLADEIVVVCDGSTDHTAEVASLYAKVKVVDLKTNIGKGGAMSMGVANCSCGVICFVDADLQGLRPEHFERIITPVLLNKCDMAIGVFRGGTFLSDSAQRISPYLSGQRCLRREFFESIPYLAEIRFGVEVTLNTFARRQKIRVARVVLHGLSNNLKERKLGLVKGTAARAKMYAEIGRAMVRIRRRTTKKRPKRAR, encoded by the coding sequence ATGAGATCCCGCCCGCTCAACAATAGGGTTGCGATCATCATCCCGGCCTACAACGAGGAACCGCGCATCAGCCGCGTCCTCGACGCGGCTACCCGCTGCAACTTGGCCGACGAAATCGTTGTCGTCTGCGACGGCAGCACGGACCACACGGCCGAAGTCGCCAGCCTCTACGCGAAAGTCAAGGTCGTTGACCTGAAAACCAATATCGGTAAGGGCGGCGCAATGTCGATGGGAGTTGCGAACTGCTCCTGCGGCGTCATCTGCTTCGTCGATGCCGACCTCCAAGGGCTGCGCCCCGAACATTTTGAACGTATCATTACGCCTGTACTTCTAAACAAATGCGACATGGCCATCGGGGTCTTTCGCGGCGGAACGTTCCTCAGCGACTCTGCCCAGCGGATCTCTCCCTATCTGAGTGGCCAGCGGTGTTTGCGCAGAGAATTCTTCGAGTCGATTCCCTACCTGGCGGAAATCCGCTTCGGTGTGGAAGTCACATTGAATACCTTTGCGCGACGCCAGAAAATCCGAGTGGCACGGGTCGTGCTGCACGGACTCAGTAACAACCTCAAGGAGCGCAAACTTGGACTTGTCAAAGGGACTGCCGCAAGAGCAAAAATGTATGCCGAAATCGGACGCGCCATGGTCCGCATACGCCGAAGGACCACAAAAAAACGTCCGAAGAGGGCTCGGTAG